The Candidatus Rubidus massiliensis DNA segment AAGCGAAGCTAAAAAAAGAATTTCAGCCATTGGTAGATGCTTTAAATCGAATTAAAATCCATTTAGATAATAATAAACCTGTTCGAACGCTAGAATTTACAGCAGAAGAAAAAGAATTGTTAAAAATTTATCCCTTCTTAACAGCCAAAAAAGTTCTTTACGTAGCTAACGTGTCAGAAAATGATTTGCCTCAAATGGAAAATGCTTATGTGCAAAAGGTAAGAGAATACGCTCATGCTGAAGGAAATAGTGTAGTTACTATTTGTGGGAAAATTGAAGAAGAAATTGCTCAACTTGATCAAACGGAAAGACAAGAATATCTGGAAAGTTTAGGTCTGGAAGAATCTGGCTTACAAAGGCTAATAAAGGCTTCTTTTCACATGCTTGATCTTATCACCTATTTAACTACAGGTGAAATGGAAACCAGAGCTTGGACTATTAATAAAGGCACTAAAGCACCAGAAGCCGCTGGAAAAATTCACTCTGATTTAGAACGAGGTTTTATTCGAGCCGACGTTGTTGCTTTTGAAGATATGAAAAAATATGGTAGTCGAACTTTAGCTAAAGAAGCTGGAAAGGCTCGCATGGAAGGCAAAGAATATATTGTTAAAGATGGCGATGTCATCGAATTCTTGCATAATTAATTTAAGGTTATATGAGCGATAAAATACAACTATTTGCTACATGTTCATCAGGTCTTGAAGACGTTTTGATGGAAGAACTTAGAGAACTTGGATATGACGATTTAACCTCAAGCTTTCGTGGAGTCTATATCTTTACAAAAAAAATAGAAGATATATACCGGATTAATTATTGTTCGAGGATTGCTGGAAGAGTTCTTTTTCCTTTACGAAAATTTAAAATTCGTAGAACTGAAGATCTTTATAATGAAGTCTTACAGATACAATGGGACAAATATTTTACAAAGCCAAACTACACTTTAGCAATCGATGCTAATGTCTCCAATCCTTTATTTAAGAATAGCTTATATGCTGCACAAGTAACTAAAGATGCTATTTGTGATCAATTGCGGCAAAAATTTGGTTTTCGTCCAAGTGTTAACACTGAAAATCCAACCATTCAGCTAAACTTATTTATCTATAATAACCAAGCTGTGTTGAGTTTTGATACTTCAGGTACACCCTTATTTAAAAGAGGGTACAGGATTGAAACGGTTGCCGCTCCGATACAAGAATCTTTAGCGGCCGCTCTCTTAAGAATGGCTAAATACCAAGGAACAGAAATTTTATGCGATCCCTGTTGTGGATCGGGAACATTTCTCATTGAAGCTTTAATGATAGCTTCTAAAATCCCAGCTGGTTTTTACCGAACGAATTGGGGTTTTTATCATTTACCGTTCTTTTCATCAAGCGCTTGGGCAAAAATTAAAGTTGCAGAAGATAGCAAACGAATTTCATTGCCTCCAGGACATTTTTTGGGAATAGACCAGAATAAGAATGCTGTTAGAATTGCCAAAACAAATCTTAGAGCGGCTGGTTTTTTAAAAGAAGTGGAAATCTTACAAGGAAATTTTGCCAACGTTGAATTACCTTTTAACCCAAATTTTGTCATTACAAACCCACCTCATGGTATTCGTTTAGATGAAGTGGATTCTTTAAAGCCTCTCTATAGAGCCTTAGGTGATTTTTTTAAAAGAAAAATGGAAAAACCGGGTAAAGCCTTTATTTTTACAGGATCGTTAGATTTATCCAAAGAAGTTGGCTTAGCTGCAGATAAAAGAAATGTGATTAAAAATAGCAACATTGAATCTAGATTTTTAGAATTTACTATTTATTAAGATCTATTTTGCCATTCTTAATGGCAATTTGACTTGTCTAACTTATGCAAATAATAATTGTTTTCAATCAGTTATTAAAAGAAGTTTGCCAAAAGTGATGAATAGCATAGATCAAGTAAACTAAAAATCTATGCTATTCTTGAATCAAAAATGATACTTTTTTAAATTCTTCTTACAGCAGCCGTTGAAGCGACTCCTTGAAGAGTAGTTGAGCCAGATATTATAAATGGTGTGATAAAAAAAATAGCTGTAGCGCCTCTTGGTACAATATTATTATATTTAAATACAGGCGTAGAAAATCTTGTCTCCCTTAAAGGAACATTTCCAACAATAACTTGTTGGCTTCCAGGAGAAGTCAATCTAATTTCAAAAAAGCTTGCAGTAGATATTAGCTGCGGCCCTGTAAAAACATAACGATCCCATCGCAAATCATAGACTTCTTCTCGATTATCTATAAATCTATTAGTAACAATCGTAGCTGCAAAGCCTGTGACTCTTGGTACTGCTTGCATGGGGGTGTTTTTAATTAAGTCTTGTTTATCGTAAGTTACTTGTAGAGTTTCATTATTCAAATAGTCAAACTGAATATTCTCTATCTCTTTTTTTTCGTTTGTATCCTCAATTAATTCATGTTTCAAATCATAACCATCCCAGGAGTATAAATAAACTTTAGTTGTATCTTTTTCTTCCGTTACAACTAATGCATCCATTGTATTGGTGTAAGGGTTAGTGGAATAACTATAGTCCACAAGATTTGGAACATTTTCGAGTAATTCTTCTAAGCGGTTAATTTCCTGTGCTTGTAATGCAGGAAAGAAAAGTAAAATTGAGAAAAAAAAATTTATAAAGTTCATAATCCTCACAAGTTAACGAAATTTAAAATTGAATAGCTAAAGTCGTGCTAGTAGGTCCTCTAATTGATGTATTTCCTAATACAAGAACTGGGGTTATAGCAAAAATCGCTCTATCACCTCTTCTTATAACATTGCGTATAGAATCTAAGGGTATTAGCAATCTAGTCATATTGGATTTAACATTTTTAACAAATATGAAATTATTTGGTTGAGAAGTTGTCGCCACACTTATTTCAAAATAACTCTGCTCAGAATTATAAGGACGAGGAATGAAATATGAATTCCAACGAAGTCTAAAGATCGGAGCTTTATAATCAGGAAACACATTTTCTACTAATACAGCATTAAAGCCTCGAATAGCTGGTATAGATTGAGCATTAAAAGGATTGTGTTTTTTGAAAGAGCAATCCATAGCTCTCAAAGGATTAATGGCAAAAAAGGTTAGCAAAATTAGAAAAAAGAATTTTTTCATACTAAGGCCTGTTTACAATTGTTTGAGAGGAGGGACCAGCAATTGGAGAGGCTGTGTTATTGAACACTATAAATGGTGTGATAGTTAAGATTGAGTATTGTCCTGGACGAATAAAAGCTGAATTAAAAGGAGCTTCAAAACTTCTATTTCTAATAGAAGTTCTTCCTAAAAGAGCTCGTTGATTAGGATTTGCTGAAGAGGCTACTCTTAATTCAAAATAACTTCTTCTCAAGTCAGCATCAACTGGTGGTGTGTAATTCCAATGTAGAACATATTCATCAACGTAGAAATTTGCAAAACGATTCGCTTGAATTCTACCTGTAAAGTTAGTAACACTTGGAATTGCCTGCATTTGAGGATAAAATAGAGCTTCACAATTTCCCATAAATAAAAGTGTAAAGAGAAATAAGATCAGAAAAGATTTGTTATGTAATTTCATTTGCTTTTTAATTTCCTTTATTAAAACAAAAATATTTTAAAAATTACTAATAAAGAAAAAATTTATAAAAAGCTATAGCAAATGCATACATTTGTTAACCAAATTTAACAACAATCGTATACGAATTATTGTTATCCTCTAGAAGGATTAAATCAGTATCTAATTTTTTGTCATTTATAAAAATTGTAAATGGGCTATTTTCTTCCCTTTGATAATGAATGTGATAAGTAGCTTTTTTATGTTTGAGGGTCAATTTTACATGATTCCAACTAAGAGGTATTTGTGGAGAAAGTTTTAATTTACCCTCTTCGAACTTTAAACCAAAAATTTCTTCAATCCAAGCACGATAAATTACACCTGCAGACCCTGTATACCAGCTCCAACCTCCTCGACCAACAGCATTGTTTAAAGAATAGATGTCTCCTGGTAGTACGTAAGGTTCAATTTTATATAAATTGATTTGTTCTTTAGACAATGTTCTAAGAATTGGGTTTAATAAGTTTAAAATTTCTAAAGATTTTTCAGAATTACCCATTCTGGCATAAGCCGCAGCTACCCATCCGGCAGCATGGGTGTATTGCCCCCCATTTTCCCTAACACCTGGGGGATAGCCCATTATATAGCCAGGATTTGGTTCTGATTTATCAAAAGGGGGGGTGAATAGCAAAATTAAACGTTCATTATATTTAACTAAGAACTCCTCTACAGCATTCATGGCAATTTTAGACCTTTCCTTATTGCCTAGATTTGATAAAATGGACCAAGATTGAGGTAAAGAATCAATTTTATCTTCACTATTTTTTGAGGATCCAATGGGCTGACCATTGTCAAAAAATGCTCTCACATACCAATTTCCATCCCAACAATTCTCTTCTAAAGAAGCAATAATTTGTTCCATTGTAGATTTGTAATGTTTGTAAATCCCTTTTTCCCCATATTTTTCAAAGATCGGAAGCATTTCATTTAAAACAGTAGCCAAAAACCACCCTAACCATACGCTTTCACCTTTACCCTCTAATCCTACAGTATTCATTCCATCGTTCCAATCCCCACCACCAATTAGTGGCATTCCATGTTTTCCAAAACGTAAAGATAGATCGATTGCTCTTTTGCAATGATCCAATAGACTACTCTTTTCTTTTGAAAGAGTAGGGGGTAAATAAATTTCATGTTCTGAAGGCTCTAAAACCCTTCCTTCGATAAATGGAATCTCGATATTTAAGATTGAGTAATCACCAGTCACTCGAATGTAAAGAGCTGTAACTAAGGGTAGCCAAAGCAAATCATCTGTTATTCTAGTTCTCACTCCATTACCAGAAGGGGGATGCCACCAATGTTGCACATCACCTTCAATAAATTGTCTCGAGGCTGATAATAAGATTTGTCTTTTTGTAAGTTCTGGATCATGTAAAATTAAAGCGCTCACATCTTGTAATTGATCTCTAAATCCAAAAGCACCACCCGATTGATAAAAGGCTGTTCTTCCCCAAATTCTACAAGAAAGGTTTTGATACATCATCCATCGATTGATAAATATATTCGTTTCAAAACTTGGTGTTTCTACTTGTATAGTAGTTAAAAAGCTATACCACCAATTTGTTGCATTGATAAAAGCTTCTTTAGCTTTTCGTTTCGACCCATATTGATCTATTAACTGTTTTACATCATTTAGATCTGTTCCCTCACCTAATAAGACTACAATTTCAACTTCATCACTTGGGTTTATCTCAATGACAGATTGAATGGCAAAACATGAATCTAAATTAGCTCCAATAGTTCCTCCCAATCGAATTCTTTTAAGGGCAGAGGGTGCGTGAAGACTTCCATTTCTACCAATGAACTCCGTCCTATTTGTTGTGTAAGAGGATACATTTGAATCTATATGTAAAAAAGCAATTCGTTTAGGATAATCGGGATGATATGAGTTTGTGGCTAAAAGGGCTTTTTTATCAACATTCCAATTGGTTACAATAAATTTTTGCGTTTGTTCTTTATTTGTGCCTAAAACAAGATCATTGTAAGCAAAAAGGGATAGTTTTCTTTTACGATTTGAATGATTTTTTAGACGAATGATTTGAATTCTTACTGGAGGTGATGTTGATGTATCATCCTTTAATGGCACAAAAACTTTCATCTCTTGCTCAATGGCATGACTTATGTGTTCATAGATTGTATAACCTTGCCCATGCCTGATACGGTATGCATCTTTTTCTCTGATTGTTCCTGATGTAATAGTCCAAAATACACCTGTTTCTTCGTCTCTTAAATAGATAACATCCGTAATTGGATCTATCAAAGGATCATTAGACCAAGGTGTCAAACGATTACTTTGGCTATTGCCAAACCATGTATTCACAAGGCCTCTTTCTGATGCTAAAAAACCAAATTGAGGATTAGCGACAACATTAATCCAAGGAGCTGGTGTTACAAGATTTCCTGACAAATAAATAATATATTCTTTTCCATCTTGTGAAAATCCACCTATTGAATTAAAACATTTTAATTCTAAAAAGGGTAATGGGGGAGATGGCTCTTCTTTTATCTTCGCATTATAGATTACAGGTTGTGGTAAACTAGCCCCAGGAATTGGTATGGCTAAGTGTTGTCTAATATCTCCTCGCGATGTATTTATAATTAAAGAAGCGCATGTGTAAAGTAAAGTGACATGATCTTCTGCCATTTGATCCAAAAATCTTATAAAAATACCACCAGTCTTATTCAAACCGATATATTGAATATAGGGTTGAACAATTCTATTTAACATATCATTTAAGGTTTGCTCATAGCTTGAATGCTCTTCGTTTAATATGACAAGGTCAACTTTTAATCCATGCAGATGCCAGTAGGTGTGAGCAATTAAAATCTGCTGAATAATTTCTATGTCATAGGTATTGCTAATTGTCGCCAAAACAATGGGAATGTCACCTGAAATACCATGAGCCCACAAACCTGACTGCCCTAAAGTATTTTGACGAATTTTTTCAGGGCTTGCAGCTAGTTGACCACTTGGAAAAATAACTCTGCTGGCTAATTGTTGAAAAAGATGTGCTTGTTCATGACGAATGTGAAGGTGACGTAAAATGATTTCTTCATGGGTCCAAGCCATTTCCTCAGCTCGTTTTACTAACGAAAATTCTTTATATTTTTTTATTAGATTTAAAGCTTCAGATTTACTTTTTGCAACGCCTGTAACAAAAGAAAGTTTATATTTTTTCTTAGATTCAATTATAAATTTGTACTTAATACTAAAAATTGGATCTAAAACAAAACCAACACTATTCGTAAGTTGATTGTTAAGTGCATCCGGATTGCCTAAAGTATTGCCTCTACCGATAAATTTTTCTCGACTTGTTTCAAATGAAAATGGCTGCTCTATTGAATGTTCACAAGAAATTAAATGAAAGCAAAATAAAGGTTCTTCTTTAGCAGATCTAGGTCTTCTAAAAGCTATAAGAGCGTGTAATGGTTCAATGGATTCAGTTTCAATGAACATTTTGTTGAATACAGGGTGGGATAAATCTGCTAAATGAGGAGCCATGGCTAATTCTTGAAAACTTAGTATTTCAAAGGGACGATTTTTTTGAGTATGGTTAGCAAAAGTTAACGTACGAATTTCTACATTATCTTCTGGAGAAACATAGATTTCTGATATAGTTTCAACACCATTATCAAAACGTTTAAATTCAGCCTTATGTGAAGAAAAATTAACAGTGTAATTTTTTGGTAAAATATCAAATGGATGAAAGGTTGGAGAATAAAATGTTTGTAAATCTTTGTCATTTATATAAAAAAATGACCCCCAAGAATCGCGAGTGATATCTGCTCTCCATACGGTAATATCCTTATTTTCAAAACGACTATAACCACCACCAGAATTTGTGATCATGACATTATAGTGACCATTAGATAATAGATGTGTTAATGGATAAGTAGTATTGGGCGTATCGATCAAACTTACTAATGAAGTTTTAGCAATGGAAGATAATTTGGGAAGCTGAGGTTGTATTAGACGTCCTTCTTTGCCTAAAGTTGGTCTTGAAGGTCTTTCGTATAGCAAGGATTCTACAGATTTAATCTTAGGATGGAGGTGAAAAAGTTTTTGTAAACAATTGTCATTTAAAGTGTTTGCTATAGCGCTAATTGACATACCCTGATGGTGTGCCATGTAAGTTCCAATCAAGACACCTTTTCGTCCTTTAGATGTTTTTTCTCTAGAATAATCAATAGCTTCAAAAAAGCCATACTCTCCAAACATGGCTTCTGTTGAACTTAAAAGCCTTAAGTTGTTTGTTGCCGCTATTGGATCTATCATTAAGGCTAGAGCTGAAGAATATGGGGTTACCACTAAATCATTTTCCAATCCTCTTTTTAATCCGAGTCCTGGAACACCAAAAGCGCGATATTGATAAATTTTATGGATGTCTAATCCACTATAAGCAGATTCAGAAATACCCCAAGGAATATTTCGTTTTTTAGCGTAAGTTATTTGACAAAAAACTGCATCTTTACAAGCTATATCTAATAATGAATTTTCAAATTGTTTTGTATAAATGACAGGCATTAAGTATTCAAACATAGTGCCACCCCATGATTGCAAAATAGTCAGGCCATCAAATCTTCCAAAGGGGCGACCAAGTGACCACCAATGTGTAACCGGCGCTTCCCTTTTGGCTATCGCTAAAAATGAGGCAAGTCTAGCTTCGCTTGCAAGTAAATCGTAAAAGGATGTATCCATGCGATGGTCACTTACATGATAACCTATAGAAAAAAGTTTTCTTTCAGAATTAAATAAAAAACTCATGTTCATTTGATTCGAAAGTTTTTCTATACGATCTTTTAATTCATGAATAAATAAAGATTTATGAGCACAACGCTCACAAGAAACTTTATATAGATTTTGTAACTCAGAGTACCATTTGTTTAATTGTTCGATTTGAAGTGAAGGAAACTTTTCAAAAAAATAATTCATCCCCGAATAGGCATTATCTGCTAACTGTACTATGGAAGGGGTGTGTTTTAAATGGATCAAAATCTTTTGTAAGTTTTCATTATTAGCTAACACTTCTAAAAAAATAGTTTTTTTAAAATGGGCACACCAAGGGAGGTAATGTTCAAAAATGATACGCCAATCATTGACTTGTTGTTCAACTTGTCTTGCCCAATAATATATAGCTTGATCGATTGAAGGCTGTAAATCTTTCAATGTGTCTTTAAATTGAGTGGCTAGTGTGTAAACTTCTTCAATTTTGCTATATAAAGCTAAAATATCATTAGAATTATTCGTTTCAAGTTTATTCTGGATCTCATCTATTAATACATAGACTAGATTATTTTCTTGATGATGATGTCTTTTTATTTCATCTTTAAGTAGCCTTAAAGTTGGTTTTAAACGTTCAATACATCTTGAGTCTACTAAAGGTCGTAAAAAATAATCATTTAGGGCTTGTTCAACCATCCATAAAGATCCGAGCATATTTCCGCTATCAACAGTGGAGACATATTTAGGACTTAAAGGTTGAAGAGTTTCTGTATCATACCAATTTAAAGGATGACCTTCATAATGCTCTAATTTTTCAATAGTTCGAATAGTCTTATCGATTCGTTCAATTGCATTAATAGAAGAGATAAAGCCCAGTTCATAACAAGATAAAATGGATGTAAAATACATCCCTATATTTGTGGTTGATGTTCTTTTTGCAACTTCGATGCGCAAATCTTCTTGAAAATTATCTGGAGGGAGCCAATGATTTTGAGGACCTACAAATTCGTCAAAAAAGCGCCATGTTTTTCTAGCTACCTTAAGTAAAAACATTTGATCCGCTTCTGATAATCCAGTTACTTTGGATAGACTTCTCTTTTTGTTTAGTAGATGAGCAATAATTGGTGAAATGATCCAAAGTATAAAAAACGGTAAGTATACTAGGGTTGAAAGGCCAATACTATAAAAAAGTATGCCTAATAAAGTAATAGATAAAAGCGTTATCAAGCTTAGTATAAAATTTTCAAGACTTGGTTTGGATAGGGAAGTGCTATAAAGGGAAGCATTCCAATCTAGTAAATTTTTTTTAGAAATAGTTCTACGATATAATGCTTGCACAATTGCGCTTGTGTTTATCCAAGCCATGTAGGGTAATAAAGAAACATTAAAAACAGTTTTGTATAAACATTTTTTTAAGTCTTCCCAAACTCCAGGCCAATTAATAAGGGGAATTCTCAATATATCGGTAATTTGAAAAAAAATTGGAAGAACAATGACAAAGCCGGCGAAAAGGGCAAAAGAATAACTAATGTTAAAAAATGCACCGCAAAGAATTAGCAAAATTAAACTAAGGCCGAGAAAAGAGCGACGTAAATTATCAAATATTTTCCATCTATTTATTAAAGACAAAGTATTTTGTTTCAAGCCATTAAATGATGGAACTTTTGAAAAAAGCCATTGCGTAATTTGCCAATCACCTCTAACCCACCGTTGATTTCTAGCAGAAAATTCATGAAATGTGTTTGGGAAAGAGTCGTGTAATTCTATATCACTTGCAAAGCCGGTTCCAACATATGCACCTTCTAATAAATCATGACTTAAAATAAGATTTTCAGGAAAACGATTATCTAAAATTTCATTAAATGATTTTACTTCGTAAATTCCTTTTCCATGGTAGACCCCCTCATGAAATAGATCTTGATAAATGTCAGAAACAGCTTTTGTATATGGGTCCGTGCCCGATGGATCTGAATAAATGGTAGAAAAAAAACTTTCATTACCACTTGGGAAACTAGTACTAACTCTTGGCTGGATAATAGTATACCCTCTTTCTAAATTGCCTTCTGGTGAAACATAAGGTTTATTTAAGGGATGGGAAATAGTTTCTATTAAATTTCTTGCTTTTCCCAAAGGAAGTTGCGTATCCGAATCTAAAGTGAGCACATACTTAATTCGAAATAAATTTTTTATTTCCCCAACTTTAATATATTTTTTGAAATTTTCTTCATTATTTGACAAAAGGATTTTGTTAAGCTCTTCTAATTTGCCTCTTTTTCTCTCCCAGGCCATCCAACAATTTTGTCCAGAATTCCACTTTCTTTCTCGATAAAATAAGTAAAAAACGTTGTCATATTTGCTATTCAATTCCTCTATGAGAGAGGAAGCGTAATTTAATTTTTCTGTATCTTCTGTTGTATGTTTTTTGGAAGAATCGGGGTCATCTGCAAATAACGAATAATAAATATTTGGCAGAGGGTTTGATAAAAAACGAATTTCAAGGTTTAATACATCTCTTTTTATCGTTTCGTATGTTGATAAAAGAACTGGAATTACAACAAGTGTCTGACAATCTGTGGGAATTTCTTTTTCGTAATTCATTTTGGGTAAAATGACAGGTTTTAACGAATGAGACAAAATGTAGTGGATTGTTTGAAGAGCAATCTCACTTGATGGAATAATTGCTACAAGAAAAAACAGCCAGAATTGCCAGTTTGTATAATTAAGCCCTGCTATGAAATAGATTAGACCAAGATTTATCATTATGGATAAAGTAGCTATACTTCCAATGTAAAAAAATTGTGTATATTTCTCTAAAAAATTTTTAAAAATTGAAATATAAGTTTGCTTTTGATCAATCGCATTCTTTAACAATTTTATTCCACGATCGATGATATAGTAACCAACGTGCTGTGTTAAAGGTGTAGTGCCTTGTTGACTTAGTAAAACAGCTTGCCTTGCTATTTCAAATTCTGAATAAGATGAAGCTTTAGACAGTTTTTCAACATGATGGCGATATAAATCTTTAGTGCTAAAATCCATTTTAGCATAAACATTTGCAAAATCTTCTCCTAAAATGTTATTAACAACATTTAATTTTTCAAAAACCTCTCGCCAGTCTAATTGTTTTAATCTATGTAAACTAGTAATGCAATTTGCAATAGACGTTTGTTCTACAGTTTGGTCATTTTGCTCTGTTTGTAAAATATTCGAAAGATCGTAACCAATTTTTTTTTCGAACCAATTCTTTACAAGTAGTAAAGCCCCTTCATCGTCATACAAATGATCGACTAATTGACTTGCAAAATATGTCGATGGTTGCGGATGACTCTCAGTTAAAAGGTTCATAAAAAAATATAATTTGTCAGGAGATTTTCTTGTTGCATTAAGCAATCGATCACCCCAGAAGTCGGCTTGTTGAGAATCTTTAAGCCTTTGAATAATAAGGTCTGCTAAGTGTTCAATAGATTCAATTAAGCTTAAGCGTAAAATTAAAGGAAAAGACCAAAGCTCTCCAATTGTTAAGGGGGTATTTTTTTGAAATGATTCAATAAAAGCATTAATATTATCTTTGTCTACATAACCATCTGTCAATAACACAAGTTGAGATGCCATTCCATAAACTCTTGGCAAATTAATATAATTACCATCTTTAAGTAATGGTAATTTTTGATAAAAATTTGATGGAAGATTTCGACTGATATCCTTCATGTGCCCTTTTATTGCATAAGCATTGTCCAAGAGCCACTCAGTTGATAAAAGAATATTGTGTTCTAAGTCTAATGTTTGATTTAAAAAGGAATAAATATCACGTAAATGAGTTTCAGTCTGATTGATTTTTTTTCCTAAATTTTGATAAAAGATATTATCTTTGTTATGAACCGCGCTACTCATTTTTTGGCCTAAATGAAAAGCCTCTTCTGCTAAATAATCTTGTGTTAACGGTTTTTTTGGTAAATGATCAACATTTGAGGTTTGTGGAATGTCAATCGAGTGAGTAACAAGATAACTTGTTATTCCTTTAAATCTTAAGTCTTGGATTAATTGATTAATTTTTTTGTTTTTTTGAGGGTCATTTTCTATAATAACTAAAGTTTCGCCGGGTAAAATTAGTTGCTTACAATATTCTAAAGCAGAGTTGTCTATTTTTTTTCTTAGATAAAACCGTTGAAATAAAAATGCCAAAAAAATAACAAATCCTAAAGTTACACATAAAACAATAAATGTTTCATGAAGAAATTCTTTTTTTAAGGCTGTAAATAAAATAGCTAAATCACTAACAAACAATAAGCTAATGATAGAAATCATCCAGGTTTGCCAAGAACCTAAACTATTGGATATGATGTCGTATTCTTTGTTATTTTTGGCGTGAATTAAAATGGCATGAGAGTCAATATCTCTTAGTTTCTTCATGATATTTGAAGCAATTTCTTTTCTATTAAAAAAAACTAATGCTAAGTTTTTATATTTCATGAAGACCTCTTTAAAGATATGGCATATAGCTTTGAAAGCTATATGCCATTGAATTAATTAGATAATTCCTATTAATTTTAAAATAACGATCAAAGTAATAGGTACACCTAATAGCCATAAAATGATTGGACGTGTCATAAAATTACTTATTTCTTGATTGTAGTTCATTTTTAACTTTGCTAACCCCAGGGATTCTTTTTACTTTTTCTTCGATAACTTTAGCTTCTTGCGAATCATTCACTTGTCCTCTTAAAGTTACCACGCCTTCCTCTGCGA contains these protein-coding regions:
- a CDS encoding Cellobiose phosphorylase; this encodes MKYKNLALVFFNRKEIASNIMKKLRDIDSHAILIHAKNNKEYDIISNSLGSWQTWMISIISLLFVSDLAILFTALKKEFLHETFIVLCVTLGFVIFLAFLFQRFYLRKKIDNSALEYCKQLILPGETLVIIENDPQKNKKINQLIQDLRFKGITSYLVTHSIDIPQTSNVDHLPKKPLTQDYLAEEAFHLGQKMSSAVHNKDNIFYQNLGKKINQTETHLRDIYSFLNQTLDLEHNILLSTEWLLDNAYAIKGHMKDISRNLPSNFYQKLPLLKDGNYINLPRVYGMASQLVLLTDGYVDKDNINAFIESFQKNTPLTIGELWSFPLILRLSLIESIEHLADLIIQRLKDSQQADFWGDRLLNATRKSPDKLYFFMNLLTESHPQPSTYFASQLVDHLYDDEGALLLVKNWFEKKIGYDLSNILQTEQNDQTVEQTSIANCITSLHRLKQLDWREVFEKLNVVNNILGEDFANVYAKMDFSTKDLYRHHVEKLSKASSYSEFEIARQAVLLSQQGTTPLTQHVGYYIIDRGIKLLKNAIDQKQTYISIFKNFLEKYTQFFYIGSIATLSIMINLGLIYFIAGLNYTNWQFWLFFLVAIIPSSEIALQTIHYILSHSLKPVILPKMNYEKEIPTDCQTLVVIPVLLSTYETIKRDVLNLEIRFLSNPLPNIYYSLFADDPDSSKKHTTEDTEKLNYASSLIEELNSKYDNVFYLFYRERKWNSGQNCWMAWERKRGKLEELNKILLSNNEENFKKYIKVGEIKNLFRIKYVLTLDSDTQLPLGKARNLIETISHPLNKPYVSPEGNLERGYTIIQPRVSTSFPSGNESFFSTIYSDPSGTDPYTKAVSDIYQDLFHEGVYHGKGIYEVKSFNEILDNRFPENLILSHDLLEGAYVGTGFASDIELHDSFPNTFHEFSARNQRWVRGDWQITQWLFSKVPSFNGLKQNTLSLINRWKIFDNLRRSFLGLSLILLILCGAFFNISYSFALFAGFVIVLPIFFQITDILRIPLINWPGVWEDLKKCLYKTVFNVSLLPYMAWINTSAIVQALYRRTISKKNLLDWNASLYSTSLSKPSLENFILSLITLLSITLLGILFYSIGLSTLVYLPFFILWIISPIIAHLLNKKRSLSKVTGLSEADQMFLLKVARKTWRFFDEFVGPQNHWLPPDNFQEDLRIEVAKRTSTTNIGMYFTSILSCYELGFISSINAIERIDKTIRTIEKLEHYEGHPLNWYDTETLQPLSPKYVSTVDSGNMLGSLWMVEQALNDYFLRPLVDSRCIERLKPTLRLLKDEIKRHHHQENNLVYVLIDEIQNKLETNNSNDILALYSKIEEVYTLATQFKDTLKDLQPSIDQAIYYWARQVEQQVNDWRIIFEHYLPWCAHFKKTIFLEVLANNENLQKILIHLKHTPSIVQLADNAYSGMNYFFEKFPSLQIEQLNKWYSELQNLYKVSCERCAHKSLFIHELKDRIEKLSNQMNMSFLFNSERKLFSIGYHVSDHRMDTSFYDLLASEARLASFLAIAKREAPVTHWWSLGRPFGRFDGLTILQSWGGTMFEYLMPVIYTKQFENSLLDIACKDAVFCQITYAKKRNIPWGISESAYSGLDIHKIYQYRAFGVPGLGLKRGLENDLVVTPYSSALALMIDPIAATNNLRLLSSTEAMFGEYGFFEAIDYSREKTSKGRKGVLIGTYMAHHQGMSISAIANTLNDNCLQKLFHLHPKIKSVESLLYERPSRPTLGKEGRLIQPQLPKLSSIAKTSLVSLIDTPNTTYPLTHLLSNGHYNVMITNSGGGYSRFENKDITVWRADITRDSWGSFFYINDKDLQTFYSPTFHPFDILPKNYTVNFSSHKAEFKRFDNGVETISEIYVSPEDNVEIRTLTFANHTQKNRPFEILSFQELAMAPHLADLSHPVFNKMFIETESIEPLHALIAFRRPRSAKEEPLFCFHLISCEHSIEQPFSFETSREKFIGRGNTLGNPDALNNQLTNSVGFVLDPIFSIKYKFIIESKKKYKLSFVTGVAKSKSEALNLIKKYKEFSLVKRAEEMAWTHEEIILRHLHIRHEQAHLFQQLASRVIFPSGQLAASPEKIRQNTLGQSGLWAHGISGDIPIVLATISNTYDIEIIQQILIAHTYWHLHGLKVDLVILNEEHSSYEQTLNDMLNRIVQPYIQYIGLNKTGGIFIRFLDQMAEDHVTLLYTCASLIINTSRGDIRQHLAIPIPGASLPQPVIYNAKIKEEPSPPLPFLELKCFNSIGGFSQDGKEYIIYLSGNLVTPAPWINVVANPQFGFLASERGLVNTWFGNSQSNRLTPWSNDPLIDPITDVIYLRDEETGVFWTITSGTIREKDAYRIRHGQGYTIYEHISHAIEQEMKVFVPLKDDTSTSPPVRIQIIRLKNHSNRKRKLSLFAYNDLVLGTNKEQTQKFIVTNWNVDKKALLATNSYHPDYPKRIAFLHIDSNVSSYTTNRTEFIGRNGSLHAPSALKRIRLGGTIGANLDSCFAIQSVIEINPSDEVEIVVLLGEGTDLNDVKQLIDQYGSKRKAKEAFINATNWWYSFLTTIQVETPSFETNIFINRWMMYQNLSCRIWGRTAFYQSGGAFGFRDQLQDVSALILHDPELTKRQILLSASRQFIEGDVQHWWHPPSGNGVRTRITDDLLWLPLVTALYIRVTGDYSILNIEIPFIEGRVLEPSEHEIYLPPTLSKEKSSLLDHCKRAIDLSLRFGKHGMPLIGGGDWNDGMNTVGLEGKGESVWLGWFLATVLNEMLPIFEKYGEKGIYKHYKSTMEQIIASLEENCWDGNWYVRAFFDNGQPIGSSKNSEDKIDSLPQSWSILSNLGNKERSKIAMNAVEEFLVKYNERLILLFTPPFDKSEPNPGYIMGYPPGVRENGGQYTHAAGWVAAAYARMGNSEKSLEILNLLNPILRTLSKEQINLYKIEPYVLPGDIYSLNNAVGRGGWSWYTGSAGVIYRAWIEEIFGLKFEEGKLKLSPQIPLSWNHVKLTLKHKKATYHIHYQREENSPFTIFINDKKLDTDLILLEDNNNSYTIVVKFG